The following proteins are co-located in the Echinicola sp. 20G genome:
- a CDS encoding tagaturonate reductase, whose product MKTLNRQNIVKSPERPIKVLQFGEGNFLRGFVDWIIDIMNEKTEFNGDVQVIQPIANGMGDLINQQDGLYHVQLSGIQKGVAKEETRMITCVRGVINPYEDYESYLKLADNPYLRFIISNTTEAGISYNPSDDQKDKISDSFPGKLTALLYRRFSTFNGDESKGLHIIPCELIDKNGDKLKEIIVQYASLWQLPKGFVSWIQKANTFSNTLVDRIVPGFPKETIKEIQEAIGFEDNLVVKAEPFHLWVIEGPDSVKDEFPAEEAGLDVKFVQDQSPYRTRKVRILNGAHTSLVPVAYLNGLRTVRESVEDPIVGKFLDETIQKEIIPTLDLPQDELEQFANDVMDRFKNPFVKHLLSSIALNSISKFKVRVLPSLLEFVERKGELPQNLVHSLAALLLFYKGNFDGKPTPVNDSEDIENYFKSIWKNDDLEEVAHGALSYKALWDMDLTTVDGLEEAVVREMNVLADKEKV is encoded by the coding sequence ATGAAAACACTTAACAGACAAAATATCGTCAAGTCCCCTGAAAGGCCCATTAAAGTCCTTCAATTTGGGGAAGGTAATTTTTTAAGGGGCTTTGTAGATTGGATCATCGATATCATGAATGAGAAGACTGAATTCAATGGCGACGTCCAGGTTATTCAGCCTATTGCAAATGGTATGGGAGATTTGATCAACCAGCAAGATGGGCTCTATCATGTTCAGCTCAGTGGCATCCAAAAAGGGGTGGCAAAGGAAGAAACCAGAATGATAACCTGTGTTAGAGGTGTCATCAACCCTTATGAAGATTATGAGTCCTATTTAAAGTTAGCGGACAACCCATATTTACGATTTATTATCTCCAACACCACTGAAGCTGGTATTTCGTACAATCCATCTGATGATCAAAAGGATAAAATATCAGATTCATTTCCTGGTAAATTAACAGCCCTACTTTATAGAAGGTTCTCCACCTTCAATGGTGATGAAAGCAAGGGTTTGCACATTATACCATGTGAATTGATTGATAAAAATGGTGATAAGTTAAAAGAAATAATTGTCCAGTATGCTTCACTTTGGCAGTTACCCAAAGGGTTTGTCAGTTGGATTCAAAAAGCCAATACTTTTTCCAATACTTTGGTAGACAGAATTGTACCAGGATTTCCAAAAGAAACCATCAAAGAAATTCAGGAAGCAATTGGGTTTGAAGACAATTTGGTTGTAAAAGCGGAGCCCTTCCACCTTTGGGTAATAGAGGGGCCTGACAGTGTCAAGGATGAATTTCCTGCTGAGGAAGCTGGACTTGATGTGAAATTCGTCCAAGACCAATCCCCTTATAGAACCAGAAAAGTAAGGATTCTTAATGGAGCACATACTTCCCTTGTTCCTGTCGCTTATTTGAACGGGCTAAGAACAGTAAGAGAGTCTGTTGAAGATCCTATCGTTGGTAAGTTTCTGGATGAAACCATTCAAAAAGAAATCATTCCTACCTTAGACCTTCCTCAGGATGAGTTGGAACAATTTGCTAACGATGTGATGGATCGGTTCAAAAACCCTTTCGTTAAACATCTATTGAGCTCAATAGCTTTGAATTCTATCTCCAAATTTAAAGTCAGAGTACTGCCTTCACTTCTGGAATTCGTAGAACGAAAAGGAGAACTGCCACAAAACCTGGTTCACTCCCTAGCTGCCTTATTGCTGTTTTACAAAGGAAACTTTGATGGAAAACCTACTCCAGTAAATGACAGCGAAGACATCGAGAACTATTTCAAAAGCATATGGAAAAATGATGATTTAGAGGAAGTAGCCCACGGAGCCTTAAGTTATAAAGCACTTTGGGATATGGACCTTACTACAGTGGATGGACTTGAAGAAGCAGTAGTCAGAGAAATGAACGTACTAGCGGATAAAGAAAAAGTTTAA
- the uxaC gene encoding glucuronate isomerase, giving the protein MLDQVSNRLHKQNKAFLDEDFLLQSEFAQILYHDYAKNLPIIDYHCHLSPKDIAENRQFNNLSEIWLAGDHYKWRAMRTLGVDEKYITGKDSTDKEKFLKWAKTVPYTLRNPLYHWTHLELKRYFDIDTLLTSDTADSIYEKASTLLQTPHYSVQGLLERMNVETVCSTDDPIDSLEFHVKAKKEGVNTHLFPAFRPDKSYAVENPEDYLEYLQKLQDVSGIEIQSYDDLLLALENRIDFFHRHGGRLSDHGLEKLYYYNLGKYDIQKLFKKLQSQEALGQDEIDYFKFETLLHLSRMYHAKGWTQQFHLGALRNTNERMLRILGPDTGFDSIGDFSQAEAIAGFLNLLDGTDQLAKTILYNLNPADNEVMATMIGNFNDGSIKGKVQFGSGWWFLDQKDGMEKQMNALSNMGLLSCFVGMLTDSRSFLSFPRHEYFRRTLCNLLGNDVTNGELPADEKWLGKIVSDICYYNAKNYFQFEQ; this is encoded by the coding sequence ATGTTGGACCAAGTGAGCAATCGATTGCACAAACAGAATAAGGCTTTCCTTGATGAGGATTTTTTGCTACAAAGCGAATTTGCGCAGATCCTTTACCATGACTATGCAAAAAACTTACCCATCATCGATTATCATTGTCACTTATCCCCAAAGGACATCGCTGAAAATAGACAGTTTAACAATTTATCAGAGATTTGGCTAGCTGGTGACCATTATAAATGGAGGGCCATGAGAACTCTTGGGGTTGATGAAAAATATATTACAGGTAAAGACTCTACCGATAAAGAAAAATTTCTAAAATGGGCTAAAACTGTTCCATACACGCTCAGGAACCCTCTTTATCATTGGACCCATCTTGAACTTAAAAGGTACTTTGATATTGATACACTCTTAACTTCAGATACTGCCGACAGCATTTACGAAAAAGCCTCTACCCTACTTCAAACTCCTCACTACAGCGTACAAGGGCTCTTGGAGAGAATGAATGTAGAAACAGTTTGTTCTACAGATGACCCTATTGATAGTCTTGAATTTCATGTAAAAGCAAAGAAAGAAGGTGTAAATACACACCTCTTTCCTGCATTTCGACCTGACAAATCTTATGCTGTCGAAAATCCTGAAGATTACCTTGAGTACTTACAAAAACTACAGGATGTCAGTGGTATAGAAATACAGAGCTATGATGACCTATTGCTTGCTTTGGAAAACAGAATTGACTTTTTCCACCGCCACGGAGGCCGACTTTCCGACCACGGATTGGAGAAATTGTATTACTATAACTTAGGCAAATATGATATCCAGAAGCTTTTCAAAAAGCTGCAGTCTCAAGAAGCCTTAGGGCAAGATGAAATTGATTATTTCAAATTTGAGACACTTCTTCATTTAAGCCGGATGTATCATGCCAAAGGATGGACTCAGCAATTTCACTTAGGTGCCTTAAGGAACACTAATGAAAGAATGTTACGCATATTAGGTCCTGATACGGGATTTGACAGCATTGGAGATTTCTCCCAAGCAGAAGCCATTGCCGGTTTCTTAAACCTATTGGATGGTACTGATCAATTGGCGAAGACCATACTCTACAACTTAAATCCTGCCGACAATGAAGTCATGGCCACCATGATTGGGAATTTCAATGATGGCTCTATCAAAGGAAAGGTTCAGTTTGGATCTGGATGGTGGTTCCTAGATCAAAAAGATGGTATGGAAAAACAAATGAATGCCTTATCCAATATGGGGCTATTAAGCTGTTTTGTAGGGATGTTGACTGACTCAAGAAGTTTTCTTTCCTTCCCGCGTCATGAGTATTTCCGCCGTACATTGTGTAACCTCCTTGGAAATGATGTGACTAATGGAGAACTTCCAGCAGACGAAAAGTGGTTAGGAAAAATAGTCAGTGATATTTGTTACTATAATGCCAAAAATTACTTTCAATTTGAACAATAG